One segment of Streptomyces sp. XD-27 DNA contains the following:
- a CDS encoding SGNH/GDSL hydrolase family protein, translated as MSLHGTPAPLHGAPAPGGTPVPTGGTAEASPAPQRLVPATPHVPPPRRVAPPPLRFVALGDSLTAGFGDPVPGGGWRGWAALLADGLVARPGGVELVNVARSGALTADVAGSQLAAARRVRSGLASVVAGANDTLRAAFDIRRVADAFDVAIGSLTADGAVVLTACLPDPGRMLGLPAPLARPLRRRMEAVNTVVHVLSRRYGAVHVHLADHPWTARRAAWSVDRLHPSELGHRLLAREFHGALVARGLATGAPPAACPEGPPPSRAAAARWMATRGTRWIADRCTDLLPALLGLAVRESRHLFLGTDRLLDLRARSATRAALADLARRRHAHTDSPKPATDTPGAAPFPPGPYPPGPYPPGAAPLPSDPYTPDLAPLPSGPGTPDLDPPPPGPCTPDAAPPPPRPDTPYATPPPPRPDTPYAAPPRPRPDAPDPAPPPPRPGAPHATPPQPHPDTPDPAPPPPPPATPGAATMTG; from the coding sequence GTGTCGCTGCATGGCACCCCCGCGCCGCTGCACGGCGCCCCCGCGCCGGGCGGGACCCCCGTCCCGACGGGCGGGACAGCGGAGGCGAGCCCCGCGCCCCAACGGCTCGTCCCGGCAACGCCTCACGTGCCGCCGCCGCGGCGTGTCGCGCCACCGCCACTGCGGTTCGTCGCCCTGGGCGACTCCCTGACCGCGGGGTTCGGCGACCCCGTGCCCGGGGGAGGTTGGCGGGGTTGGGCCGCGCTCCTGGCGGACGGGCTCGTGGCCCGGCCCGGGGGCGTAGAGCTGGTCAACGTGGCCCGGAGCGGCGCGCTCACCGCCGACGTCGCCGGTTCGCAGCTCGCCGCCGCGCGCCGGGTCCGCTCCGGCCTCGCCTCCGTCGTGGCCGGAGCCAACGACACCCTGCGGGCCGCCTTCGACATCCGGCGCGTCGCCGACGCGTTCGACGTGGCGATCGGCAGTCTCACCGCCGACGGCGCCGTCGTCCTCACCGCGTGTCTGCCCGACCCCGGCCGGATGCTGGGCCTCCCCGCGCCGCTCGCCCGCCCGCTGCGGCGCCGTATGGAAGCGGTGAACACCGTGGTGCACGTCCTGTCACGGCGGTACGGGGCCGTGCACGTCCACCTCGCCGACCACCCCTGGACCGCCCGGCGGGCCGCGTGGAGCGTGGACCGGCTGCATCCCAGCGAACTCGGACACCGGCTGCTGGCCCGGGAGTTCCACGGGGCGCTCGTCGCGCGCGGCCTGGCGACCGGCGCCCCGCCTGCGGCGTGTCCCGAAGGGCCGCCGCCCTCGCGAGCGGCCGCCGCCCGATGGATGGCGACTCGCGGCACCCGCTGGATCGCCGACCGCTGCACCGACCTCCTCCCGGCGCTTCTCGGCCTGGCGGTGCGCGAGAGCCGCCATCTGTTCCTGGGCACCGACCGCCTCCTGGACCTGCGTGCCCGCAGCGCGACGCGCGCCGCGCTCGCCGACCTCGCGCGGCGGCGACACGCCCATACCGACTCGCCCAAGCCCGCCACCGACACACCGGGCGCTGCCCCGTTTCCGCCTGGCCCGTACCCGCCTGGCCCGTACCCGCCGGGCGCCGCCCCGCTTCCGTCCGACCCGTACACGCCGGACCTCGCCCCGCTTCCGTCCGGCCCGGGCACGCCAGACCTCGACCCGCCTCCGCCCGGCCCGTGCACGCCGGACGCCGCCCCACCTCCGCCCCGTCCCGACACCCCGTACGCCACTCCGCCTCCACCCCGCCCCGACACCCCGTACGCCGCCCCACCCCGCCCCCGCCCGGACGCACCGGACCCCGCCCCGCCTCCGCCTCGCCCCGGCGCACCGCACGCCACCCCGCCCCAACCCCACCCCGACACGCCGGACCCCGCCCCGCCGCCGCCCCCTCCCGCTACGCCCGGCGCTGCGACAATGACGGGATGA